A section of the Myxocyprinus asiaticus isolate MX2 ecotype Aquarium Trade chromosome 22, UBuf_Myxa_2, whole genome shotgun sequence genome encodes:
- the LOC127412964 gene encoding thymosin beta-like, producing the protein MSDKPDLTEIARFDKTKLKKTETKEKNPLPTKETIEQERKGDATP; encoded by the exons ATGTCTGACAAGCCCGACCTCACAGAGATCGCCAGGTTTGATAAAACCAAGCTGAAGAAGACAGAGACAAAAGAGAAAAACCCTCTTCCCACAAAAGAGA CTATTgaacaggaaaggaaaggagatGCCACCCCCTGA